In a single window of the Delftia tsuruhatensis genome:
- a CDS encoding ChbG/HpnK family deacetylase, with amino-acid sequence MNAQPPKAIALCADDYALHPLVDEAVQQLARQGRLSATSCMTTSPRWRQAAPALADLHPRLSLGLHFNLTEGHGVHAGTGIGAVIAQAYTGRLGRVALRGAWKQQLDAFEDALGMAPDFIDGHQHVHQLPGVRAALMQELHERYSAKAGRLPWVRSTAPAGQLWRDPKAAIIALLGGWATTRRLRRQGVPANHGFGGVYGFDAPTPEGYGHHMTRWLAQLPPASLMMCHPATAPVEGDAIGTQRAIEYAYLSSDAFAQALEQAHCHIAQGPLTPLFTSN; translated from the coding sequence ATGAACGCCCAGCCCCCCAAGGCCATCGCATTGTGCGCCGACGACTATGCGCTGCATCCCCTGGTCGATGAAGCCGTGCAGCAGCTGGCGCGGCAAGGCCGGCTCTCTGCCACGAGCTGCATGACCACCTCGCCACGCTGGAGGCAGGCGGCGCCGGCCCTGGCCGACCTGCATCCGCGCCTGTCCCTGGGCCTGCACTTCAACCTGACCGAAGGCCACGGCGTGCATGCCGGCACCGGCATCGGCGCGGTGATCGCGCAAGCCTACACGGGCCGCCTGGGCCGTGTCGCGCTGCGCGGTGCATGGAAACAGCAACTCGATGCCTTCGAGGACGCCCTGGGCATGGCCCCTGACTTCATCGACGGCCACCAGCACGTGCACCAGCTGCCCGGCGTGCGCGCGGCGCTGATGCAGGAACTGCATGAACGCTACAGTGCCAAGGCGGGCCGCCTGCCCTGGGTTCGCTCCACCGCGCCGGCGGGGCAACTGTGGCGCGACCCCAAGGCCGCCATCATCGCCCTGCTCGGCGGCTGGGCCACCACCCGCCGCCTGCGCCGCCAGGGCGTGCCGGCGAACCATGGCTTCGGCGGCGTCTACGGTTTCGACGCTCCCACGCCCGAAGGCTACGGCCACCACATGACCCGATGGCTGGCCCAGCTGCCGCCCGCCAGCCTCATGATGTGCCACCCCGCCACTGCCCCCGTGGAAGGCGACGCCATAGGCACCCAGCGCGCCATCGAATACGCCTATCTCTCATCCGACGCCTTCGCCCAGGCCCTGGAGCAGGCCCATTGCCACATCGCCCAGGGCCCCCTGACCCCGCTGTTCACATCGAACTGA
- the hemE gene encoding uroporphyrinogen decarboxylase → MSFAPLTNDTFLRACRRQATDYTPLWLMRQAGRYLPEYKATRARAGSFMGLATNVDYATEVTLQPLERFPLDAAILFSDILTVPDAMGLGLSFAEGEGPRFAKVVRDEAAVAELAVPDMDRLRYVFDAVTSIRRALNGRVPLIGFSGSPWTLACYMVEGKGSDDYRQVKSLMYARPDLMHRILAVNADSVAAYLNAQIDAGAQAVMVFDSWGGVLADGAFQEFSLAYTKRVLAGLKRTGVDGQDVPRIVFTKGGGIWLPDMKDLDCEVLGLDWTANLGRARAIVGGEVGSPGKALQGNIDPNVLFAPPERIAEQVGAVLGSFGRPHTDRGTTGPTHIFNLGHGISQFTPPEHVAALVEAVHSQSRALRLA, encoded by the coding sequence ATGAGCTTCGCCCCCCTGACCAACGATACCTTCCTGCGCGCCTGCCGGCGCCAGGCCACCGACTACACGCCGCTGTGGCTGATGCGCCAGGCGGGCCGCTATCTCCCCGAATACAAGGCCACGCGCGCCCGTGCCGGCAGCTTCATGGGCCTGGCCACCAACGTGGACTACGCCACCGAGGTCACGCTGCAGCCTCTGGAGCGTTTCCCGCTGGATGCGGCCATCCTGTTCTCCGACATCCTGACCGTGCCCGACGCCATGGGCCTGGGCCTGTCCTTCGCCGAGGGCGAGGGCCCGCGCTTCGCCAAGGTGGTGCGCGACGAGGCCGCCGTGGCAGAACTCGCCGTGCCCGACATGGACAGGCTGCGCTATGTGTTCGACGCCGTGACCAGCATCCGCCGCGCTTTGAACGGCCGCGTGCCGCTGATCGGCTTCTCGGGCAGCCCTTGGACCCTGGCCTGCTACATGGTCGAGGGCAAGGGCAGCGACGACTACCGCCAGGTCAAGAGCCTGATGTATGCACGCCCCGACCTGATGCACCGCATCCTGGCCGTCAATGCCGACAGCGTGGCCGCCTACCTGAATGCGCAGATCGATGCCGGCGCCCAGGCCGTGATGGTCTTCGACAGCTGGGGCGGGGTGCTGGCCGATGGCGCCTTCCAGGAATTCAGCCTGGCCTATACGAAGCGCGTGCTGGCCGGCCTCAAGCGCACGGGTGTCGACGGGCAGGATGTGCCCCGCATCGTCTTCACCAAGGGCGGCGGCATCTGGCTGCCCGACATGAAGGATCTGGACTGCGAAGTGCTGGGCCTGGACTGGACCGCGAACCTGGGACGCGCGCGCGCCATCGTGGGCGGCGAGGTCGGCAGCCCCGGCAAGGCCTTGCAGGGCAATATCGACCCCAATGTGCTGTTCGCTCCGCCCGAACGCATCGCCGAGCAGGTCGGCGCCGTGCTGGGCAGCTTCGGCAGGCCCCATACCGACCGTGGCACCACGGGACCCACGCACATCTTCAACCTGGGCCATGGCATCAGCCAGTTCACGCCGCCCGAGCATGTGGCGGCCCTGGTGGAGGCCGTGCACAGCCAGTCGCGCGCCTTGCGCCTGGCCTGA
- a CDS encoding glycosyltransferase family 39 protein, protein MTSSSLPASTSGARALWMVTLACLAWTLVSWLANGNLDGYNDMLENYAWSQPLQLGTHKHPPFFAWVVGLWFMVFPQSDGFYRLLSYANVGVGIWGVYVLGRRLGLVRLAPLGAALLLWCFPYTTLAGKFNANSQLLSLWPWAAALLLASWQEKGLRGLAFSLALGVVSAACMLSKYYSGVFLAGFLLPIFLAPAGRQWLLTSRPYVALLAFGLALAPHVAWIAHHHWVTLGYAMDQGGGRVVWGYVLRFALSPIFYWLPAWLAVCLVYGFMQARRQGGGWLRWSARFLRRSWAWQGRADVLFWLALMPWLATLAFGIAGVVELSTPWAIPIGYAFVLLWLRNLDIEAPAVTEAALAALGRAWWPSLAVVALVGLAVGWGNARKSGSDYYRPSAEAAQAIVQSWSQRHPGQALQWVGGDWAENAMLSFYAQPHLRTVPGLPHSEYARVLAPLDWQHQNGLLLCPRGPASGEPGPTAQSLACERQARDWLEGLGLPAQPRVLTVQRSGWRFPLARPYAYAVFDVLPRGGGQPADNAGL, encoded by the coding sequence ATGACCTCATCTTCGCTTCCCGCGTCCACGTCAGGCGCACGCGCGCTGTGGATGGTGACCCTGGCCTGTCTGGCCTGGACCCTGGTGTCCTGGCTGGCCAATGGCAATCTGGACGGCTACAACGACATGCTGGAGAACTACGCATGGTCGCAGCCGCTCCAGCTGGGGACGCACAAGCATCCGCCGTTCTTCGCCTGGGTGGTCGGCCTGTGGTTCATGGTGTTTCCGCAGAGCGATGGCTTCTACCGCCTGCTGTCCTATGCCAACGTGGGCGTGGGCATCTGGGGCGTGTATGTGCTGGGCCGGCGCCTGGGGCTGGTGCGCCTGGCGCCGCTGGGCGCCGCCCTGCTGCTGTGGTGCTTTCCCTACACGACGCTGGCAGGCAAGTTCAATGCCAACAGCCAGCTGCTGTCGCTGTGGCCCTGGGCCGCGGCGCTGCTGCTGGCGAGTTGGCAGGAAAAGGGCCTGCGCGGCCTGGCCTTCAGCCTGGCCCTGGGCGTGGTCTCGGCCGCCTGCATGCTCAGCAAGTACTACAGCGGGGTGTTCCTCGCGGGCTTTCTGCTGCCCATCTTTCTGGCGCCGGCCGGCCGGCAGTGGCTGCTGACGTCTCGGCCCTACGTGGCCCTGCTGGCCTTCGGCCTGGCCCTGGCCCCGCACGTGGCCTGGATCGCCCACCACCACTGGGTGACGCTGGGCTATGCCATGGACCAGGGGGGCGGCCGGGTCGTCTGGGGCTATGTGCTGCGCTTCGCGCTGTCGCCCATCTTCTACTGGCTGCCGGCCTGGCTGGCCGTGTGCCTGGTCTATGGCTTCATGCAGGCGCGCCGCCAGGGGGGTGGCTGGCTGCGCTGGAGCGCGCGTTTCCTGCGCCGCAGCTGGGCATGGCAGGGCAGGGCGGACGTGCTGTTCTGGCTGGCGCTCATGCCCTGGCTGGCAACCCTGGCCTTCGGCATCGCCGGCGTGGTGGAGCTGTCCACGCCCTGGGCCATTCCCATAGGCTATGCCTTCGTGCTGCTGTGGCTGCGCAACCTGGACATCGAGGCGCCCGCCGTGACGGAGGCGGCGCTGGCCGCGCTGGGCCGGGCCTGGTGGCCCAGCCTGGCGGTGGTGGCCCTGGTCGGGCTGGCCGTGGGGTGGGGCAATGCGCGCAAGAGCGGCTCGGACTATTACCGTCCCTCGGCCGAAGCGGCGCAGGCCATCGTGCAGTCCTGGAGCCAGCGGCACCCGGGCCAGGCCCTGCAATGGGTGGGTGGCGACTGGGCCGAGAACGCCATGCTGTCCTTTTATGCGCAACCGCATCTGCGCACCGTGCCCGGCCTGCCGCACAGCGAGTACGCACGCGTGCTGGCTCCGCTGGACTGGCAGCACCAGAACGGACTGCTGCTGTGCCCGCGCGGCCCCGCGAGCGGCGAGCCGGGGCCGACCGCGCAATCGCTCGCATGCGAACGGCAGGCCCGCGACTGGCTGGAGGGGCTGGGCCTGCCCGCGCAGCCGCGTGTGCTTACCGTGCAACGCTCGGGTTGGCGCTTTCCTCTGGCCAGGCCCTATGCCTATGCGGTTTTTGACGTGTTGCCCCGCGGGGGTGGCCAGCCCGCTGACAATGCTGGCCTATGA
- a CDS encoding glycosyltransferase family 2 protein, whose protein sequence is MTELHADIAPAAPKGMLPRPPLRLSCVVPAHNEEGNLEAFLRALDATVRTLTPDYELIVVNDGSRDATHEIALRMAQELPVRYLALSRNFGKEAALSAGIDHARGNAVVLIDADFQHPLQMLPQMCELWRSGYDMVYGVIADRGAESGAKRVGTNLFYRLMNAGNLVKIPPNAGDFRWLDRCVADALKALPESHRFMKGLYAWVGFKAAALPFVPADRTAGASSFNFRRLGSLALLGLTSFTTLPLRVWSIVGGMISLVALLYGLWITVETLIFGNPLDGWPTLAASIMLFSGVQLMSIGILGEYIGRIYDEVKRRPTYLLARDEDRSPLAQRE, encoded by the coding sequence ATGACCGAATTGCATGCTGACATCGCTCCGGCCGCGCCCAAGGGGATGCTGCCGCGTCCGCCGCTGCGGCTGAGCTGCGTGGTGCCTGCCCACAACGAGGAGGGCAACCTGGAGGCCTTCCTGCGCGCCCTCGATGCGACGGTGCGCACGCTGACACCCGACTACGAGCTCATCGTCGTCAACGACGGCAGCCGCGACGCCACGCACGAGATCGCGCTGCGCATGGCCCAGGAGCTTCCCGTACGCTATCTGGCGCTGTCGCGCAACTTCGGCAAGGAGGCGGCGCTGTCGGCCGGCATCGACCATGCGCGCGGCAATGCCGTGGTGCTGATCGACGCCGACTTCCAGCATCCGCTGCAGATGCTGCCCCAGATGTGCGAGCTGTGGCGCTCAGGTTACGACATGGTCTATGGCGTGATCGCGGACCGGGGGGCCGAAAGCGGCGCCAAGCGCGTGGGCACCAATCTGTTCTACCGGCTCATGAACGCCGGCAACCTCGTGAAGATCCCGCCCAATGCTGGCGATTTCCGCTGGCTGGACCGCTGCGTGGCCGATGCGCTCAAGGCCCTGCCCGAAAGCCACCGCTTCATGAAGGGGTTGTACGCCTGGGTGGGGTTCAAGGCCGCTGCCCTGCCCTTCGTGCCCGCGGACCGCACGGCAGGTGCTTCCAGCTTCAACTTCCGGCGCCTGGGCTCGCTGGCCCTGCTGGGGCTGACCTCGTTCACGACCTTGCCGCTGCGCGTGTGGAGCATCGTCGGCGGCATGATCTCGCTGGTGGCCCTGCTCTACGGCCTGTGGATCACCGTCGAGACGCTGATCTTCGGCAATCCGCTGGACGGCTGGCCCACGCTGGCGGCCAGCATCATGCTGTTCTCCGGCGTGCAACTGATGTCCATCGGCATCCTGGGCGAGTACATCGGCCGCATCTACGACGAGGTCAAGCGCCGCCCCACCTACCTGCTGGCACGCGACGAGGACCGCAGCCCGCTGGCGCAGCGGGAGTAG
- the priA gene encoding replication restart helicase PriA — protein sequence MSLPAHTVHVAVQTPAHSAVGELLSYASAQPLAPGTLVRVPLGRRELLGVVWDTPALPPDMPEGLELRPVSAVLDGIAPLAPAWRRLVAFAAYYYQRSVGEIAVTALPPQLRDMTAEQLARRLRPPKAATKSRASSRKAAQASAPDAGQVQAPSAPVPDTAPIALSAEQADVFAQIAAHPGPFLLHGSTGSGKTEVYLRAAQAALEADPGAQVLVMVPEINLTPQLEQRFTARFAPRYGASCVASMHSGMTNPQRLKSWLAAHTGTARIVLGTRMSVFASLPGLSLVVVDEEHDASYKQQEGARYSARDLAIWRARDCGAKVILGSATPSLESWHASRPPSPEEPQGGRYLRLHMPSRIGAAALPRVHLVDMGQQPRKAVFSPPLIEAITERVRRGEQSLVLLNRRGFAPVLFCADCGWKSDCPHCSAHQVFHKADRTLRCHHCGFTQRVPRACPGCGNPDILPLGKGTEQLEEELARLLRNVQRPDREPARVARIDADTTRAKGALEQQLAQVHAGDIDVLVGTQMVAKGHDFRRITLVAAVQPDSALFSSDYRAPERLFSLLMQAAGRAGRDAQYVAAQASHPQMWIQTHDPSHPVYTALRSHDYPAFAARQLRERRDAGMPPFAFQAIVRADARSQQEAQAFLLAATEAAREAGLPHMDEVFLYPPIPMAVQRVANVERAQMLIESARRPALLRFLCAWQGHLHWIRAQPAHRALVRWLVDVDPLSI from the coding sequence ATGTCACTCCCCGCCCATACTGTCCATGTCGCCGTTCAGACGCCGGCGCACAGCGCCGTTGGCGAGCTGCTGAGCTACGCCAGCGCGCAGCCGCTGGCGCCCGGCACGCTGGTGCGCGTGCCGCTGGGACGCAGGGAATTGCTGGGTGTGGTCTGGGACACGCCGGCACTGCCGCCCGACATGCCTGAAGGCCTGGAGCTGCGCCCTGTCAGTGCCGTGCTGGATGGCATCGCGCCGCTGGCGCCGGCCTGGCGCCGGCTCGTGGCCTTCGCTGCCTACTATTACCAGCGCAGCGTGGGCGAGATCGCCGTGACGGCGCTGCCGCCGCAGCTGCGCGACATGACGGCCGAGCAGTTGGCGCGCCGGCTCAGGCCACCCAAGGCTGCGACGAAGTCCAGGGCTTCCTCCAGGAAGGCGGCCCAGGCATCCGCACCCGATGCAGGGCAGGTGCAGGCCCCGTCGGCACCTGTCCCGGATACCGCCCCCATTGCCCTCAGCGCCGAACAGGCCGACGTGTTCGCACAGATCGCGGCCCATCCCGGGCCCTTCCTGCTCCATGGCAGCACGGGCAGCGGCAAGACCGAGGTCTACCTGAGGGCCGCCCAGGCCGCGCTGGAGGCGGACCCCGGCGCCCAGGTGCTGGTGATGGTGCCCGAGATCAACCTCACGCCCCAGCTGGAGCAGCGCTTCACCGCCCGCTTCGCGCCGCGGTACGGCGCATCCTGCGTGGCCAGCATGCACAGCGGCATGACCAACCCACAGCGGCTCAAGAGCTGGCTGGCCGCGCACACGGGAACGGCGCGCATCGTGCTGGGTACGCGCATGTCGGTCTTCGCCAGCCTGCCGGGGCTGTCCCTGGTCGTGGTCGACGAGGAGCACGATGCCAGCTACAAGCAGCAGGAAGGCGCACGCTACTCGGCCCGCGACCTGGCGATCTGGCGCGCGCGCGACTGCGGTGCCAAGGTCATCCTCGGAAGCGCCACGCCTTCGCTGGAGAGCTGGCATGCCAGCCGCCCGCCCAGCCCCGAGGAACCGCAGGGCGGGCGCTACCTGCGGCTGCACATGCCCAGCCGCATCGGTGCCGCCGCCCTGCCGCGCGTGCACCTGGTGGACATGGGCCAGCAGCCGCGCAAGGCCGTGTTCTCCCCGCCGCTGATCGAGGCCATCACCGAGCGCGTGCGGCGCGGTGAGCAAAGCCTGGTGCTGCTCAACCGCCGCGGTTTCGCGCCCGTGCTGTTCTGCGCGGACTGCGGCTGGAAAAGCGACTGCCCGCACTGCAGCGCCCACCAGGTCTTCCACAAGGCCGACCGCACGCTGCGCTGCCACCACTGCGGCTTCACCCAGCGTGTCCCCAGGGCCTGCCCCGGCTGTGGCAACCCCGACATCCTGCCGCTGGGCAAGGGCACGGAACAGCTGGAGGAAGAGCTGGCACGGCTGCTGCGCAACGTGCAGCGCCCTGATCGCGAGCCGGCCCGCGTGGCGCGCATAGACGCCGACACCACACGTGCCAAGGGGGCACTCGAGCAACAGCTGGCCCAGGTGCACGCGGGCGACATCGATGTGCTCGTGGGCACGCAGATGGTGGCCAAGGGACACGACTTCCGGCGCATCACCCTGGTGGCCGCCGTCCAGCCCGACAGCGCCCTGTTCTCCAGCGACTACCGTGCGCCCGAGCGCCTGTTCAGCCTGCTGATGCAGGCGGCCGGCCGGGCCGGGCGCGATGCGCAGTACGTGGCGGCCCAGGCCAGCCATCCACAGATGTGGATACAGACCCACGACCCTTCCCATCCCGTCTACACGGCGCTGCGCTCGCATGACTATCCGGCCTTTGCCGCGCGCCAGCTGCGTGAGCGGCGCGACGCCGGCATGCCGCCCTTTGCCTTCCAGGCCATCGTGCGCGCCGACGCGCGCAGCCAGCAGGAAGCCCAGGCTTTTTTGCTGGCCGCCACCGAGGCGGCGCGCGAGGCCGGCCTGCCCCATATGGACGAGGTGTTCCTCTATCCGCCGATTCCCATGGCCGTCCAGCGCGTGGCCAACGTGGAGCGCGCCCAGATGCTGATCGAGTCGGCCCGGCGACCGGCCTTGCTGCGTTTCCTCTGTGCATGGCAAGGGCATTTGCACTGGATCCGGGCACAGCCGGCGCACCGGGCCCTGGTGCGCTGGCTGGTCGATGTGGACCCCCTGTCCATCTGA
- a CDS encoding tripartite tricarboxylate transporter substrate-binding protein, whose protein sequence is MQRRTLTQILALASVFPAVGVLAATPAAESPFPGKVPLRIVVGYPPGGATDRVARIVADKLQSRLGSPVVVENKPGAGGRLSAQYVKNAPASQPALLIANPAVMLVAPLVFADSGYDPEKDFRPVSEVNRYEFGVAVSSAVPVKQLSHLLAWLRANPQQANVGVPATGSLPHFFSLMLGQAAKVQAEVVGYKGSAPLLTDLVGGQVPLAIDTFDVLLPQHEAGKIRVLAVSGERRSTMAPDIPTLKESGLNLSGMGWNTLFAPQSMAPAAAERLSQMVQEIMNEPETREKFEANRLIPVSSSSTQTAAMLKAYRAQWAPVVQGSGFKP, encoded by the coding sequence ATGCAGCGTAGAACCTTGACCCAGATCCTGGCCCTGGCCTCCGTCTTCCCTGCCGTCGGCGTCCTGGCTGCGACCCCGGCTGCCGAATCGCCGTTTCCGGGCAAGGTGCCGCTGCGCATCGTCGTCGGCTATCCGCCCGGTGGCGCCACCGACCGCGTGGCGCGCATCGTGGCCGACAAGCTGCAGTCGCGCCTCGGCTCCCCCGTGGTGGTCGAGAACAAGCCCGGTGCGGGTGGTCGCCTGTCGGCCCAGTATGTGAAGAACGCGCCGGCCTCCCAACCCGCGCTGCTGATCGCCAATCCGGCCGTGATGCTGGTGGCGCCCCTGGTGTTCGCCGACTCGGGCTACGACCCCGAAAAGGACTTCCGCCCCGTCAGCGAAGTCAACCGCTACGAATTCGGCGTGGCAGTCTCCAGCGCCGTGCCCGTCAAGCAGCTGTCGCACCTGCTGGCCTGGCTGCGCGCCAACCCCCAGCAGGCCAACGTGGGTGTGCCGGCCACGGGCAGCCTGCCGCACTTCTTCTCGCTGATGCTGGGCCAGGCGGCCAAGGTGCAGGCCGAGGTCGTGGGCTACAAGGGCTCGGCCCCGCTGCTGACCGACCTGGTCGGAGGCCAGGTGCCGCTGGCCATCGATACCTTCGATGTCTTGCTGCCCCAGCACGAGGCCGGCAAGATCCGCGTGCTGGCCGTGTCGGGCGAGCGCCGCAGCACCATGGCGCCGGACATTCCCACGCTCAAGGAGTCGGGCCTGAACCTGTCGGGCATGGGCTGGAACACCTTGTTCGCGCCGCAGAGCATGGCCCCTGCCGCCGCCGAGCGCCTGTCGCAGATGGTGCAGGAGATCATGAACGAGCCCGAAACGCGCGAGAAATTCGAGGCCAACCGGCTGATCCCGGTCTCCAGCAGCAGCACCCAGACGGCCGCCATGCTCAAGGCCTACCGTGCGCAGTGGGCGCCCGTGGTGCAGGGCTCGGGCTTCAAGCCCTGA
- a CDS encoding enoyl-CoA hydratase-related protein, with amino-acid sequence MPPSLVLVEQQDAVRTLVLNRPDALNSFNAPLHEQLLSALEQAAGDASVRCVVLTGAGRGFCAGQDLSDPEAAPDQNLGDLIERRYQPLCLRLKSMPVPVVAAVNGVAAGAGVNIALACDLVLAGRSASFIQAFAKIGLVPDCGGTWLLPRLVGRARALGLALLGDKLPAAEAERIGLIWHCVEDAELRGEAQALAQRLAGMPVRALARTREAMDSAQLLDYEHALSREARQQGQLGAAHDYQEGVAAFLGKRAPVFTDR; translated from the coding sequence ATGCCCCCATCGCTGGTTCTGGTGGAACAGCAGGACGCCGTCCGCACCCTGGTGCTGAACCGTCCCGACGCGCTCAACAGCTTCAACGCACCGTTGCACGAGCAACTGCTTTCGGCCCTGGAGCAGGCTGCCGGCGACGCCTCGGTGCGCTGCGTGGTGCTCACGGGCGCGGGGCGCGGCTTTTGCGCGGGCCAGGACCTGTCCGATCCCGAGGCGGCGCCGGACCAGAATCTGGGCGACCTGATCGAGCGCCGCTACCAGCCCCTGTGCCTGCGGCTCAAGTCCATGCCCGTGCCCGTGGTGGCGGCCGTCAACGGCGTGGCGGCGGGGGCCGGCGTCAATATCGCGCTGGCCTGCGACCTGGTGCTGGCGGGACGTTCGGCCAGCTTCATCCAGGCCTTCGCCAAGATCGGCCTGGTGCCCGACTGCGGCGGCACCTGGTTGCTGCCGCGCCTGGTGGGCCGCGCGCGCGCCCTGGGGCTGGCCCTGCTGGGCGACAAGCTGCCTGCGGCCGAGGCCGAGCGCATCGGCCTGATCTGGCACTGTGTCGAGGATGCCGAGCTGCGTGGAGAGGCCCAGGCCCTGGCGCAGCGCCTGGCCGGCATGCCGGTGCGGGCCCTGGCACGCACACGGGAGGCCATGGACTCTGCCCAACTGCTCGACTACGAGCATGCGCTGTCGCGCGAGGCGCGCCAGCAGGGCCAGCTGGGCGCGGCCCACGACTACCAGGAGGGCGTGGCCGCCTTCCTGGGCAAGCGCGCCCCTGTGTTCACGGACCGCTGA
- a CDS encoding asparaginase: protein MPFTPFRLSLVAVALALAGCASQPGAGQSSASTAPITAVAPSPAPAAQAGKPNVVVLATGGTIAGAGASAVNSATYTAAKVPVDKLLAGLPELSNIANVSGEQVFQIASESFTNKELLTLARRVNELAKQPGVDGIVITHGTDTLEETGYFLNLVVPTDKPIVVVGSMRPGTAISADGALNLLGAVATAASKDSAGKGVLVSMNDNIDSARDVSKLTNIKTNAFASQWGPLGMVVEGKTYWFRAPVKRHTKGSEFNIEQITDLPAVDIVYGYGNVPATAIDALGKAGVKAIVHAGTGNGSVADRIVPKLNELRQKGVIIVRSSRVPAGFVLRNAEQPDDKYDWVVAHDLNPQKARLLAAVALTKTQDTKQLQRIFWEY, encoded by the coding sequence ATGCCGTTCACCCCCTTCCGTTTGTCTCTGGTGGCCGTCGCGCTGGCGCTGGCCGGCTGCGCGTCCCAGCCCGGCGCGGGCCAGTCGTCCGCCAGCACGGCCCCCATCACGGCGGTCGCACCTTCTCCCGCGCCCGCTGCCCAGGCCGGCAAGCCCAACGTGGTCGTCCTGGCCACGGGCGGCACGATTGCCGGCGCCGGCGCCAGCGCCGTCAACAGCGCCACCTACACGGCCGCCAAGGTGCCCGTGGACAAGCTGCTGGCCGGCCTGCCCGAGTTGAGCAACATCGCCAACGTCTCCGGCGAGCAGGTCTTCCAGATCGCGTCCGAGAGCTTCACCAACAAGGAACTGCTGACACTGGCACGCCGCGTCAACGAACTGGCCAAGCAGCCCGGCGTGGACGGCATCGTCATCACCCACGGCACGGACACGCTGGAGGAGACCGGCTACTTCCTGAACCTGGTGGTGCCTACCGACAAGCCCATCGTCGTGGTCGGCTCCATGCGCCCCGGCACCGCCATCTCGGCTGACGGCGCGCTGAACCTGCTGGGCGCCGTGGCCACGGCCGCCTCCAAGGATTCCGCCGGCAAGGGCGTGCTGGTCAGCATGAACGACAACATCGACTCCGCGCGCGATGTGTCCAAGCTCACCAACATCAAGACCAATGCCTTCGCCAGCCAGTGGGGTCCGCTGGGCATGGTGGTCGAGGGCAAGACCTACTGGTTCCGCGCCCCCGTCAAGCGCCACACCAAGGGCAGCGAGTTCAACATCGAGCAGATCACCGACCTGCCCGCGGTGGACATCGTCTACGGCTACGGCAACGTGCCCGCCACGGCCATCGACGCGCTGGGCAAGGCCGGCGTGAAGGCCATCGTGCATGCCGGCACGGGCAATGGCTCGGTGGCCGACCGCATCGTGCCCAAGCTCAACGAACTGCGCCAGAAGGGCGTCATCATCGTGCGCAGCTCGCGCGTGCCGGCCGGCTTCGTGCTGCGCAACGCCGAGCAGCCCGACGACAAGTACGACTGGGTCGTCGCCCATGACCTGAACCCGCAGAAGGCCCGCCTGCTGGCTGCCGTGGCCCTGACCAAGACGCAGGACACCAAGCAGTTGCAGCGCATTTTCTGGGAGTATTGA
- the paaI gene encoding hydroxyphenylacetyl-CoA thioesterase PaaI, whose translation MQDTLSAADAAQHLAEQVRDGMLARDRAAQGLGLRIVEIAPGAARIEMAVRDDMLNGFDICHGGFITALADTAFAYACNARNEMTVASGLSVDFVAPGRPGDLLTAQAREVSRAGRTGVYDVQVSNQRQEVIALFRGRSHSFKGRPTVPGLTEPA comes from the coding sequence ATGCAAGACACTCTTTCCGCGGCCGACGCCGCGCAGCACTTGGCCGAGCAGGTGCGCGACGGCATGCTGGCGCGCGACCGCGCGGCGCAGGGCCTGGGGCTGCGCATCGTGGAGATCGCGCCCGGCGCGGCCCGCATCGAGATGGCCGTGCGCGACGACATGCTCAACGGCTTCGACATCTGCCACGGCGGCTTCATCACGGCCCTGGCCGATACGGCCTTCGCCTATGCCTGCAATGCGCGCAACGAAATGACCGTGGCCTCGGGCCTGAGCGTGGACTTCGTCGCGCCTGGCCGACCCGGCGACCTGCTCACCGCTCAGGCCCGCGAAGTCTCGCGCGCGGGCCGCACAGGTGTCTACGACGTGCAGGTCAGCAACCAGCGCCAGGAAGTGATCGCGCTGTTCCGGGGCCGCTCGCACAGCTTCAAGGGCCGGCCCACCGTGCCTGGGCTGACCGAGCCCGCCTGA
- a CDS encoding GtrA family protein gives MHAVIAQLRRLPQALQFVLVGGCAAATHLAVVALLVQGAGMAPLQANVLAFLVAFVVSYNGHALFTFVQAGARGWSVVARYFAVACASFVANELLYWVALHWLGWHYFWSLALVLVLVAVGTFVFAKFWAFAVPARKEPS, from the coding sequence ATGCATGCAGTGATCGCGCAACTGCGCCGCCTGCCGCAGGCGCTGCAGTTCGTGCTCGTCGGCGGTTGCGCGGCGGCCACCCACCTTGCTGTGGTGGCCCTGCTGGTGCAAGGGGCTGGCATGGCCCCGCTGCAGGCCAACGTACTGGCCTTTCTCGTGGCCTTCGTGGTCAGCTACAACGGGCATGCGCTGTTCACCTTCGTGCAGGCCGGCGCCCGTGGCTGGTCCGTGGTGGCGCGGTACTTCGCCGTGGCCTGCGCCTCCTTCGTCGCCAATGAGCTGCTGTACTGGGTGGCCCTGCACTGGCTGGGCTGGCATTACTTCTGGAGCCTGGCCCTGGTGCTGGTGCTGGTGGCCGTGGGGACCTTCGTCTTCGCCAAGTTCTGGGCCTTCGCCGTGCCCGCACGCAAGGAGCCTTCATGA